The Gorilla gorilla gorilla isolate KB3781 chromosome 23, NHGRI_mGorGor1-v2.1_pri, whole genome shotgun sequence genomic interval GAGGTCACTGCATTCTGTGGTTCGGGAACTGAGACCCAGAGTTGCTGCCACGCCTGCTCAAGATCCCACAGCAATGTACGGCAGAATCGAGAACCTGGCATCCCCTGGCAAGTCTGGCTTTGACGTGATGTTGGTCTGACGTAGAGGGTGACATCCAGAACCTTTGCTTCACCCATTCAAGTAACCCAAGGACCACAGGGGCCAGCGTCCTGGTGGGAGGGTATGAGAGGGAACTACAGCAAATAGCCAATTGGCACTTTAAGTCCCCACAATGACTGGGAAGCAGGGATTCCTCATCCAGGACAAGCCTGAAGCAGGCTGGCACAGCTGCCCCCCTTTCAGTGGTGCCTGGTCTCCTGGCACCTGCCCCTTTTCCCCTCTCCCCTGAAGACCAAAGAACCTGAGGCGGTAGGTTTTATCACTTCCTTTTGGGGAACAGGCTTCAGGCTGTGCAGATGGTATAAAGCTCCAATTATGCATGCCATATGTACACTGGCGTGCCTTGTAGGGTACGTGTGCATGGCATAAACACAGCATCAAAACATGCCACAAGCCCTTGAGGCTCACAAGCGCACAGGTGAAGGCATGATGCCCGCCCGCATCCCTGCATCTGCCAACACAGGGTGTCTTGTGCTGGGCTGCCTGAGGTGCTGTCCTTGCCTGTCATCCTCCTTTTCTCTTGGAGCCTCAGGTCCCAGCCCGGGATGGTTTCCACTGCGTGCCTGGGCCTCCAGGGCACCTCCATGCTGATGCGTGCTTGCTGTGGGCGTGGAGCTTACCATTCTCACCTGGCAGCCCCAGTTATGGCTCCCAGCCTGGGGGAGAACTTCCCTTTCCAAAGTTAGATAACAGGCTGGGCTCTCTGTCAGAGGATTGGCGCGACAGCTCCACGTGCTGCAGCTGGCGCAGGGCCAGGCCCGCCCTGCCAAGCAGCGGGAAGGGAAGGCCTGGCTGCAGCCGGAGCTGGCAGGTGGCCGAGCCGGGGGTGGACGGGCGGGCCGGGACTGGTGCTGGCCATTGGCTGCCTCAAGGCTCCCACCCCGCCTGCCTCCCTAGCCTGCGGCTTTGACCGGCCCCTGCCTCTCCAGCTGCCTCTGAACTCCCTGGAGCAAGCACCTCCTGCTGGGCTGTGTGAGCTGCGACTGGTTCTCAGTGGCCCCTGCCATGGACATGCCTGAGGTCCTCAAGTCCCTGCTGGAGCACTCTCTGCCTTGGCCAGACAAGAGAACAGGTAGGAGCACAGGTGACCTGCATTGATTGGCTGCCCAGGTACTCAAGGGGGCGAGGGGGCAGccacaggcacagtggcaggacaGGCATCTCCAAGCCAGGGAGGGTCTCAGCAGTGGCGTGCCCTTGGTCTCAGGGTGCAGAGTGCGGAGAGGGGTTCGAGGACGCATGTGTCACACTGGCTCTGGGACTGTCTCCTAGGCCTGCTGGATTTGGGGAAGCCATGGCCAGTGTGTGGCCACTGACAGGTGCTGTGCTCATGTGGGACCAGGACAGGACAGGGGGTCCTGTTGAAAGAATCTGGCTGGATGCTGACTGCTTTTGAAGCTCCCTCCCCCTGTACGCTGGGGGTGGCAGAGGAGCGGCAGGGACTGTGGATTTGGGCAGCAGGAGCCTGGGTCTGAAGCAGAGGCTTTCCTCGGTGCGCCTGCTGCAGCTCCCGCTTGCCGGAGGGCTGAACTCATGGATGGGATGGAAACTGTTATGTAACAGGACCACAAGGCTCGAAGCCCTGCGTTCCTAGGATACCACAGGCAAAACACGCtcgagggaggagagaggagggcgTGGACCGAGGGGCAGACCTGGTGGCCAGCACCAGGTGTCTCCCAAGTCCTGCCTGGGAACCCCATGGCCAGATTAGTTTGGCGGAGAATACTGATAAATCTCTCTCCAAATCTCTTCCGTTCCCAGAAGTCAGAGGTCACCCCCAGGTCCCCAGGGCTCCAACTCCTCCTTGCCTTTAGAGGGGCCCAGCTGGCCTTTGCTGCCTGAGTCTGACTTGAGCACCTGGGGTGTCCTCTCAGGGGACCTTTCTCAGGCCTCCCTCTCATCCTGCTGTGCCAGCACCTGCTAGCATCACCAGGTGGCCCTGGTTGTCCCCGCAGGACTTCTTCCTTCCACAGGACGCTCTCAGCCCACTCCCAGACCAGAGCCAGGAGACAGATCCCACAGCCCCCGGCCTCCCTTCACCCCTCTGGAGCTGGGTGTCGGTTTGCTCGTGCTAAACCAGGGAAGGAGGCTCGGCAGCTTCCATCCCTAGGGAGACATTGCCCGAACGGGGAAGGAGGTACTGGGAGCTTAGGGCAGGGGCTCCGGAGTTCTCGCACGCAGCTCTGGGCTCAGGCCCCTCCGACCACACCCCATGCTGTCAAATGGTGGGACAGTCCGGGCCACCCTCTGAGATGAGTGTCACAGAAGGCGCTCCCGTGGCCTCCTAGCACTGGGGACACCAGTTGCTTACCATGAGAAGCCCACCTCCTCAGCAAAGCCCTCTGCAACTCAGCCCAAGGGATCTGCCCCCGTTTGGAGTCCACACCCACAAACAAGCCACAGCTGACTTTTCTGGCATCTCTGAGTGGCCTGTGTGGGTGGGCAGAGCTGAACACATTTCCAAAAGCTAAGGTAGAGGGTCCCCTCCTTGGTCCAGGAACCCAGGAAGGGTGGTACAGTCCCTCCTGGCTCCCCCAAGGTGTCCCAGGATGCCCCCCAGCACACACATGAAGGGCGAGGCTGCCAGTGGGGCAGGGAGGATTCTCAGGGGCGACTCGGGGCACTGCTCTTCAGATAAGGATAACAAGGCCTTTGAAGTGGGGCAGCAGCTGCCGGTCTCTGGCTCCCAGCTGGTCTGCAGAGCCCTGCAATAGCCGAAAAGTCCCCCTCCCTCACTGTGGATGAGCAAagtcagggcctggcacataggggACCGCCCAAGGTTTCAGGCAGAGCTTTGCCGAGCACTGGCAAGCTGTGGCCGAGAATTAGTTAGTCCAGCATGGCTGGGCAGGTCCAAGGGGTGTGGGCCAGTCTTGGGTCACCTCCTGTCACTTCATGTGGCATCTCACTGAGAGTGAGAAGCATGAGGTCCCACAGGACTGACACATGCCAGCAGCCAACTGCTAGATAAAATGAGGGGAAGAGGGTTGAAGAGCCACAGGACTCACAACGACCGCAGCACATTACTGCCCCCTAATCTGCAATCAGTTTCCCAAAGCCGCCCGAATCTCCAGACCATTTATAAACAGAAACGTCTACCTGAAAAGCAATAGACCTTGTTGAAAAGAGGGTATAGCCACCACACAGAATGATTACAGAATTACTTGCCATCAGGGACCATGTACTTAAGTAGTTGTTGAAGTGGCTTCTCTTCCATCTGCCACTGCTCTGACTTTGGGTGTGAATTGGAGAAAGACAACGGAGGCCAGGTGCTCCAGAAAACAGGGATGCCCTCAGGCCCGCGTGCCCTTGCTTTGGTGGACTTCCTGCTGCTCCCGTCCAGTGGAAGGGGGCAGTTATCTCTTTGGAGGACTGTTTACAAActccccattttctcttctttctcctgcccAATGGCTGTGCTTCGGCACACATTTAGGTCATGTGCAGAGCGTATCTCGCCTCCAGTGGGAGGGAAGTGTACAGGAAAGCCTGCGGAGTGTGAGAAACTCCAGGTGTGCTCTCCCCATGCTCTCCGCTCCGTGCAGCCTCTCACtccactttcttttattttctctttccccccttttttttttttttgagatagagtcttgctctatcgccaggctggagtgcagtggtgctatctcggctaactgcaacctctgcctcccgggttcaagcaattctcctgcctcagctacccgagtagctgggactacaggcgcccgccaccacgccaggctaatttttgtatttttagtatagacggggtttcaccatgttggccaagatggtctttatctcttgacctcgtgatccgcccgcctcagcctcccgaggtgctgggattacaggtgtaaaccactgtgctggcatttttttttttttttttttgagacagtgtctcactctgttgcccaggctggagtgcagtggtgcaacgtcagctcactgtaacctccacctcccatgttcaagcaattctcctgcctcagtctcctgagtagctaggattacaggcacctgccaccatgcccggctaatttttgtatttttagtagacacaggtttcaccatgttggccaggctggtctcaaactcctgacctccagtgatccagctgcctcagcctcccaaagtgctgggattacaggcgtgagccactgcacccagcctcattccGTTTTCTAGTTCAATGATGCCCCTTGAAACCCAGACTTGGGGTCCCTCTCCCTCGTGCTGCCCCTGGGCCTCCCAGCCCAGCCCGTGTAGACCTTGCCTCTTTCCTGTCCCTGGATAAACAGACTTTCTCCACCAGAGCTGACCAGCTCCCAGACTCCCTTGGCTTCCAACGACAATGGCTGCTTGGTGGCCTTCACTCTAGGCCATGAGttcaaataatttctcttttgGCAGAGAAATCCACTTCCAGCAAAAGGGTGGGTCTGTAGCCAAGCCctgactcagtttcccctctATGTCCCTGGGCCCTAAATCCTGAAAACCACTCTTCCTGTCTTCACTCCCACCCTGTCTCCCAAGGATACTTTTCCAAGAGTTGATTCTGTTCCAGACTGCTCACTCCAGCTCTTAACGTctttctcttccagcttctggaaaGACACTGTGTCTCTAAATCATATGATTAGCATTTTATACCCTATACTTCCCTCTCCCATGGGGTCTTGGCCATGCTTAGAGACACCTCCTCCCATTTTCTTGCTATCTCTGGTCACTCAGGCCTCCGTTTCAGGGAGTTGTGAAGCCGGAACATACACCTCAAAGGCTGAACAAGGCCTTTGCTTTGGGCTGGGCAGGCGGCATCCCCACATAGGGGCACTCCTGATCTAGAATCCTTTCTAGGCAAGGCAGTGTGGCCCTGGGAAGAGAGCAGGGGGCTTATGATCAGAGTCAGGCCACAAATCCTAATTCTACAACCCACTGGTTGGGACTTGCCCCCTCTCTCCATCTCCAGACTTTAAAAAGCGGAAAAGAATATCTGTGCCATGAGCTTGTTGCCAAGATTAAGTGAGTTATCCCATGTGAAAGTGTCTGCAAACCGTGAGATGCTGTGCTGGTTTTTTCTGTGAAAGGCAAACAGCAGCATGGCCTGGCGTCATGCGTCTTCCACCTACATCCCATTTGCAACCTGACcctcattcccttctttccacctTCCTTTGAAGAACTGGATGGTACAAGTtggtgtgtacacacacacacacggctgtCTCCTTGGAAACACATGCTGAGGCTCCTAGAGGCATGGTTCCATCTGCCCTGCACCCAATGGGACAGCCCCATTTCATAACAGGCAGGATCTCAGTAGGACTTgctggggcagaggcaggggtACAGGAGGGGGCCTTGGTGTCATCCTCTTGGTGGATTGAGGGAAATGAGCCGAGAGGGTGGACTCGGTGCAGCCTGGGCTCTCCTGAGCTTGGCCTGAGTGAAGGGCCCTGTGTTTGCCTCCATGCACAGCCTGGGAACCAGAGCAAAACTGAGAAATCGAGGAGTTTGCTTTCAGGGACGAGGATGGGGAGAGGGCCTTCTATGTGCTGGATATgctagctcatttaatcctcactgccTCTTTCTAAATGGTATATTTCCCCTGTTATTCTGgtgagaaaatgaacaaagaggCACTGGCTACCCTCAGGGCcagtctctctcttcttccttcccaccCTAGGTGCCCAGAGCCTTCTTCTCTacctgtcccccaccccaccccttcaGAGAAATGTGAGAAACTCATTCTTACCAAGTGCCAGGCATTGACGGCATGTCGAGGAGTGATCCTTCCAGATGGCTAGGCTGCTGCAGGACGGGCTCCTGACTTGACAGCCACTGTCTCCTGAGCGTGAGCCAGGACTGTATTGTGTGTGCCTATGTCACTATCTGTGCAATGGCTCTGCAAGGAAGGTATGATCAT includes:
- the LOC129529645 gene encoding LOW QUALITY PROTEIN: uncharacterized protein (The sequence of the model RefSeq protein was modified relative to this genomic sequence to represent the inferred CDS: inserted 1 base in 1 codon; substituted 1 base at 1 genomic stop codon), translating into MPPSTHMKGEAAIVVEVASLPSATALTLGVNWRKTTEARCSRKQGCPQARVPLLWWTSCCSRPVEGGSYLFGGLFTNSPFSLLSPAQWLCFGTHLGHVQSVSRLQWEGSVQESLRSVRNSRCALPMLSAPCSLSLHFLLFSLSPLFFFFEXRVLLYRQAGVQWCYLGXLQPLPPGFKQFSCLSYPSSWDYRRPPPRQANFCIFSIDGVSPCWPRWSLSLDLVIRPPQPPEVLGLQV